TTGTCTTTAGCATCTTTTAATACAATTATAAAAGTAGCTTTTTTATCTTCAAGAGGTGAATCTTTGAAGTTACTCCAGATAATTTTACCATCTCTTTTAACAACTGTTTTGGCAAATTTTAATCTCATAGGATGGGTAATAATAGAGTGACCCATTTTATTTGATATTATCAGGTTTATTTTTTCATCTTTATAGCTTAGTTCGAGTTTTACGGCTTTTTTAACCATCTCATTTGAATGTACACCCAAGAATTCATGAGATTTATAGCTTTCTCTTAAACCTTTATTTTTTTTCTCGATTGTCCCCGGAGTTGATGGCATATGACACCCAATACAGTCACTGGTTTTATCATACTGATTTTTTGTATTACATACTTCAAAGCCGTGAGAATTTTGTTTATGTGAGTGACAACCCATACAAACTTCCGAATTTTTATATATTTCGTTGTTTTTTGAGTGGTGTTCATTACTTTCATACGGTTTCTTTAAATTTCCAAATACTGTGGGTTTTTTCTCACCGTTATAGTTTGAAAAGTTAATTTTATGGGCTTTTGAATCGTAGATTTTACTGATTTGATGACAAAAAAAGCATGATACGCCGTCTGTTTGTCTATAGCTTTTAGGATTTGGTTGTTCTTCTCCGCTCATAACTGCTCTGAGGTTTTTAGTAGCAGGCATATGACAGATTGCACATTTATATTTATCTTTATTTACGGCATTTTTTACTTTTGCATGTATTTCATCTTTAAAAAGAGATGATTTGTGATGCATTGATTTTGCGTGTTCTCGATATATATTCTCATGACATTCATTACATGACTCTGACGAAGGATATTGATTTAGTGAAAAAGAGAAGCTGTATAGTAACAGCAAAGAAAGAATAATTTTCATAACTTACTCCAAATTGTAGTATGAAAATTATATCTTATAATTAATATTTTTTCAAATTATGCTTATCCCAAAGTTCTTTAGCAAGTAAATTACCGGTATCTATTGATTTTTTTGCCCATTTTTTTGCTTTTATAAATTTTTCCTGTGTGCAGTATATTTCAGCTAACAAATAATATGCATCCACATCACCGTTTTGTGCATT
The genomic region above belongs to Sulfurimonas lithotrophica and contains:
- a CDS encoding multiheme c-type cytochrome produces the protein MKIILSLLLLYSFSFSLNQYPSSESCNECHENIYREHAKSMHHKSSLFKDEIHAKVKNAVNKDKYKCAICHMPATKNLRAVMSGEEQPNPKSYRQTDGVSCFFCHQISKIYDSKAHKINFSNYNGEKKPTVFGNLKKPYESNEHHSKNNEIYKNSEVCMGCHSHKQNSHGFEVCNTKNQYDKTSDCIGCHMPSTPGTIEKKNKGLRESYKSHEFLGVHSNEMVKKAVKLELSYKDEKINLIISNKMGHSIITHPMRLKFAKTVVKRDGKIIWSNFKDSPLEDKKATFIIVLKDAKDNPSMPHEAVGYKINQNLKAATSVNISYDIKLQRGDEITTTWISYIVNPKIAKKLDIKTKELIKPYIGASESIMVY